aactgagcagccaatcactgCGTTTACTGACCACaagaatctggagtactggaagtcAGCtagaacctttgacaggcgTCATGCGCGCTGGCATCTCATGCTGGCATCCTACAGCTTTGTCATTGCCTATAGACCTGGGAAACAGTCACAGAAACCTGACGCCCTGTCAAGATGACCTGATCACATGGACTTAGAACCATCTCTACATGTTATGATTCCAGAATCTCATTTTGAGGCATTTTCAGCACCCATGGATTCATCCTTGCtggatcaaatcaaggaagctacTCAGGAAGACCATAGTCTTGACACAACCTTGCTAGCTGTATCAGACTCTAAATCCATGCCCCACAGCATTGCACAAAAGTTCAAGGACTATACAATTCAGAAGGGTCTACTTttgtatcaaggaagaataGTTGTGCCAGATGAACCCAAGATCAAACAGCAGCTCTTATCTCACTTCCATGATTCCCCTGCTTCTGGttgccaaggaagagcaCAAACTCTAGAGTTAATCAGTTGTCACTATTACTGGCCAGCAATGATATTCCAAGTCAATTGCTATGTGGAGTCCTGTGAAatctgccaaagaagcaagggCCATGTACACAACTATGCTCTCAACCCGCTTTCTGTCCCTGCAGgcccctgggaagacatctcatatgatttcattgtcaagttGTCCAAGTGTAAAGGATATTACAGCATTCTGGTGGTTGTAGACTGCTTCTCAAAAATGATGCACTTGATTCCCTCCAAGGAAACTGCCACTGCTGAGGATGTAGCTCAGATGCTCCTGCagcatgtctggaagctacatgggACTCCCAAGCACACTGTGTGTGACAGAGGGACTACATTCAACTCCAGGTTCCTCAAGGCACTCTACAAATCTCTGCAAACCACTCCTGGTTTCTCTACTGCTTATCACCCACAATCTGATGGGCAAACTGAGATCAAGAACCAATGGCTAGAGGCTTACCTACGTCCCTTCATTAATCATAGACAGTCTGATTGGGTTGATTGGCTCCCActggctgaatttgctcataacaatgccagaagcaaagcaacaggcaaattgccctttgagattgtgtatGGCCATTCTCCTGTCATTTTACTGCTCCTAGAACCCACTGGATTGCCTATTGCTGATGACAGAGCCAAGCAACTGGCTGAGACTATTCAGGAAGTACAGGCGtcaatcaaatgggctcagGAGCGCTACAAACAGGCAGACACAGGGAAACCACCTCCTGAGTTTCAACCAGGAGATAAAGTTTGGCTTCTGGCTTCCAATATCACGTTGCAGCACCCCAACAAAAAGCTAGACCATAAGCAGTATAGCCCTTTCTCTGTCATAGAGAGAGTAGGCTCTCACGCCTATTGCCTGGCTCTCCCTGAGACCATGAGaatccatgatgtgttccATGTCAGCTTATTGCCTGCTTTCAAACAAGAcacagagtttgattgcaCATTCACCCCTCAGCCGCCTGTAATCACagcagaaggagaagaagagtacaaagtagACAAATTTGTAGATTGGGCAGCAGAAGACAGAATCTGGaaggttattacaaagtagtaggttggtggtaggttgaaccaagctacactgcagggtggcccaagctacactgcagggtgaactgtgagatggcacagggtgggaaccaggtggacacaacccacatatggtgttagggtggattatagggaaagcatcagccctcctacaaaaagttgcgtactttacacacagcaatgccaccatcccctaagttagggtgagtcatgtgacaactgaccacccatcccacgcagaattgcgtacaacatgcagaagtatagcaccatggtcaatgttagggtgagtcacatgatcaatgattactccttgtactcacagttgcataccaagtacgcagctatatgacccacaatcatgttagggtgagtcacatgaccacccatcactctactcatgcagagttgcgtacttggtacacaactatattgcacacagttatgttagggtgagtcacgtgaccatccactgctctactcatgcagagttgcgtacttggtacgcaactataccacccacagttatgttatagtatgaaaaaGCACCTGAATTTTGGAGAAGAACCAGGATACTGCTTTTTCCTGTGATCCAAATTGCATAGAAATTTAACAGTGCAGTCTACTACACCCTGTACACCTACTATCAAATTTTGGTGCAATTCTGTTGAGGTGAAAAATAATTGATTTTTGAGAGATTCATGATAGCAGCATTGAGGACTGATCAGCAAACTACTGGTCAGTTGAAAAACCCCCATCCTTTTCCTTAATGATGTGAGTGCCCCCTGTTCATGTCATATAGATCCCACTGACATCAAATCCTGTAGTCATagcttcagtattgcctgagatacagcaatgggtctgctcactgtggaccctgaggactgGTTGGCAACtggtcaccttgactttcttactttctcttcataCTGTGTATGCTGCCTGTCCATGTCATATAGATCCCACTGACATCAAATCCTGTAGTCATagcttcagtattgcctgagatacagcaatgggtctgctcactgtggaccctgaggaccggtcggcgaccggtcaccttgactttcttactttctcttcatactgtgtatgctgcctttccatgtcatatagaccccaatggcttcaagtcctgtactcacagcttcagtattgcctgagatacagcaatgggtctgctcactgtggaccctgaggaccagTTGGCAAccggtcaccttgactttcttactttctcttcatactgtgtatgctgcctgtccatgtcatatagaccccaatggcttcaagtcctgtactcacagcttcagtattgcctgagatacagcaatgggtctgctcactgtggaccctgaggactgGTCGGTGACtggtcaccttgactttcttactttctcttcatactgtgtatgctgcctttccatgtcatatagaccccaatggcttcaagtcctgtactcacagcttcagtattgcctgagatacagcaatgggtctgctcattgtggaccctgaggaccagTCGGCAAccggtcaccttgactttcttactttctcttcataCTGTGTATGCTGCCTTTCCATGTCATATAGATCCCACTGACATCAAGTCCTGTAGTCATagcttcagtattgcctgagatacagcaatgggtctgcttgctgtggaccctgaggaccagTCACCCACCTGTCAACTACTACTTCACTTCTGTTTTTATTCTTTGAATCTTGTATACTGCTTGCTCATGCTATTCATATTACACTGATGTCAAGTCCTGTAATGATGACTGCATTACAGCCTTTGATACAGGAATGTATTTTATCTATTATTGTTCCATGCACCAGTAATACATGACATACAGAATCAATAGTGGTGTGTTACAACTTGGAGCACAACTTGGAGCACACCTGCATTGTGTGAGTTACAGACCAGAAATCTACAAGTGAGAAAAATTAGAAATGCAACCCTGTAGGCATAAATGTGTAACTAACCAAACCAAGCTAAACCAAGctaaaccaaccaaccaaccagcTAACAAAATTGTCCAACTGTATGCATTTAATATTATGTTCTAATATCATGTCTAGGAGTCAGTATCCTTTGCTGGCAATGCtcatttgttgttgttgttgtacgcacACCTGGTACTTGGAACAATACCAATTCAGCAGTGTCATACACTAATCACTGTGTAGTTAGTTGAATTTCTAACAAACTTCTTGATTAACTGCTACACTTTAGTTAGACAAACAGTGATGTGACTGAGAGTCATTTCAATATTAATATCTATATAAGGGAGCCCTCAGTCTGCCTCCATGCCCCCCTTGCCTGTGCCCAATGATCAAGCGCTACATTCCAAATAAGTGGgaaccccaaccccaaccccacCCAACACCACCTATTGGCTCTCAGAAATAGGTCCCCCCCTATGGGAGACTTTGGAGACAATTCAGAGCACAAGCTGAGCGGCAGTCTTTGTGCTCCTGATTGACCCCTGGACTCAATCCTAATGGTCCTAATGGTTGACATGACCATTGCTTCCACAATCTTGGACCTGACCAACACTGTGCCAATATAGGTGTCAATACAGCTGTTTGAATATCACTTGACAGTAGTTTACTTTGTATGCATACACTAATTGAGTAGATCAAACCACAGGCCACCACGTGGGTCTGAGCACAGCAATGGGAAGCTAACAGTTTGATTCCAACTGGAATGCACAAACTCCCACCACTCATCCACAATAAAcatacatgtatatatgaCATTCAGCTGTTCCTGTAATACACCCATGTTCAAATTAACATGTAGAGTGGGCAAAGAAATGTCTGTACTGCAAACATAACATATGATAATTCTCTTGCTCCAGGCCACACATCCCCATGAACAGTATGGGCTGTCTTTTGATGGTCTGCCATCCCTTTTAATTTGAATTCCCCCCTTTTCCCTCCATATGAGGCAAAAACCATCACCAAAATCATAATTTGTGTTCTGAGAAAACATAAAAAGCAGACCTTGGTATAATTGAATGTACATATTTAAGTGATTACTATCAACTAGAACTCAGTTGGCCCTCCCTTGGCAGCTTTGATAGCCTCAACCCAAGCATCCGTATCCCCTGTGTGTTTATTGATATTGTCCACTGAAATGCTGGCCCAGACCTTGTTAGCTGCCTTCAAAAGTGTGTCACGGTTTTTATGAGCTCCAGGGATCTTGAATACACATGATTTGAGCAGGCGCCATATGGGCCCAATGGGATTAAGATAAGGAGAATTTGCCAGATGGGTCAGTTGCTCAATGCCCAATTCTGCCCAATTCTGCTGAGCCTCTGGTCCCCTATGTGATGCTGCCCCATCTTCAACAATCAGGATCTTATGACCCCGTTCCACCTCTAGACTATTTAAAAATTGATTGAGCAGACCTTTGATAACTTGTTTGGCATATGCTTCTGAAGTGAGCCCCCTGCCATGTGAGCACCTGGTCTTTGTGACAACTTTGGGCAACAGTTCCAATGGAATCAATGGCCCCTTCTTGCCATGCGCAATGCATCCCCACAGGACAAGACTTTGGCGCCCACTACAGAAGCTGGGGACCATGTTTTTGGGGAGATATGCTTCTCCCTTCTTCCACATAACCTTTGGCCAAGTAGTCTGTTCCCTGGTGTCCATTGTGGTCTCATTGCACCACCCAACCCAGTCCCAAACTTGATTTGTGTTATTCTGAGCCCACTTGCGTCAAGCCTCTGTCATCTTGGGGCTGGGGAATTGCTGCTGGCAAACCACATACCGCTGCATGCCTAGTTCCTGTGCAGTAGACCTCACTTGACGCTCAGTTACATCCCCAACAAGCTTAGCAATTGCATCATAGGGCTCCTTTTGGTAGAAACAAAGGTATTGCCCAATTGACCacttggtttgattggaTAAGACAGGTGGGTGGCCAGACCAGGGCTGGGGAGTAGCAGGACCATATCTCTCATAATTAGCCACAATCCTATGCGCTGTATACTTTGGAACCCCAGTTTTCTTGTAAATATAGCTGTATGATTTTTTATCTTTATGTAGAGCTACAATGCAGCCTTGATCAAACTGAGAAACTTCTTTTCCACAGTGAGGGGGCATAGCAATGTGTAATAAAGCTGGGCACATGTCAGCATTCAGATACTTGTTGTCAGCACTAGTACATGTATGGAAGTGGGATAGGAAGTGATGATATATTGATACAGCATTTGTTCAGGAAAAtatcaaccaaccaacccctCCTCAATCAAATGTTTACTccaattcctcttctccttggGGGCCATAATCCTCAACTTCCCCAGCTCCCTCAACATCTGAGTTGCCCAATGGGCTTGACGCTTCATCTTGTGCATCCctttcctcatcctcatcaggTGATTCAAAGTTGTGCTCTTGCTGGAATGTCCATATAAGCTATCAATCTAAAATGAATTCATCTGAAAACACACCTGCTTTCTCTGCTTCAGCAGTACATGCTTTTAtagttgttgttgttattgCTCTTGTTAGTCCAGTAAAACCTAGTTCTACTCATCATACTTACCTTCCCTTTTGCCACCAATGCATTGACAAGGTGCACCATATCCCCATCCCTATGACTAGCCACGATTTGACCCAGCAGCTCAGTCATTGCTCTGCTTTCTTCCCTTGTCATCACCTCTGCAGTTGATGTAATTTGGGCAAGGGCTTGACCCAGTTGTCTATCCCCACCCCTTTGTAGCTCAACTGGTGCTAATCAAGAAATACTTCCAGTCAGCCACAAATAATGTTTGTTAATCAATTGATCAAAAGCAGATCTGCTCACCAATGTtgttattacaaagtagtaggttggtggtaggttgaaccaagctacactgcagggtggcccaagctacactgcagggtgaactgtgagatggcacagggtgggaaccaggtggacacaacccacatatggtgttagggtggattatagggaaagcatcagccctcctacaaaaagttgcgtactttacacacagcaatgccaccatcccctaagttagggtgagtcatgtgacaactgaccacccatcccacgcagaattgcgtacaacatgcagaagtatagcaccatggtcaatgttagggtgagtcacatgatcaatgattactccttgtactcacagttgcataccaagtacgcagctatatgatccacaatcatgttagggtgagtcacatgaccacccatcactctacttatgcagagttgcgtacttggtacgcaactatatcacacacaattgtgttagggtgagtcacatgaccacccaccgctctactcatgcaggaTTGCATATGCAACTATAttgcacacagttatgttagggtaagtcacgtgaccatccactgctctactcatgcagagttgcgtacttggtacgcaactataccacccacagttatgttagggtgagtcacatgaccacccaccgctctacttgtgcagagttgcgtacttggtacgcaactataccacccacagttatgttagggtgaatcatgtgaccatccactgcactactcatgcagagttgcgtacttggtacgcaactatatcacacacaattgtgttagggtgagtcacatgaccatccaccgcactactcatgcagagttgcgtaccaagtacgcaactatatcacacacaactgtgctagggtgagtcacatgaccacccaccgctctacttgtgcagagttgcgtacgcaactataccgcacacagttatgttagggtgagtcatgtgaccctccactgcactactcatggagagttgcataccaagtacgcaactataccacccacagttatgttagggtgagtcacatgaccacccaccactctacttgtgcagagttgcgtaccaagtacgcaactataccacccacagttatgtgagggtgagtcacatgaccacccactgctctactcatgcggaGTTGTGTGCACAACTATActgcacacagttatgttagggtgagtcatgtgaccctccaccacactactcatggagagttgcgtacttggtatgcaactataccacccacagttatgttagggtgagtcacatgaccacccaccactctactcatgcagagttgcgtacctggtacgcaactataccacacacaactgtgttagggtgagtcacatgaccatccaccgctctactcatgtagagttgcgtaccaagtacacaactatatcacacacagttatgttagggtgaatcatgtgaccctccactgcactactcatgcagagttgcgtacttggtacgcaactataccacccacagttatgtgagggaggacccccaattatccTGGGGGAGGCTTCTTTGGCTTCCGGATATCACGTGCAGGTCCACTCTCTGGGTGATTGTTTTTCTGGGTGCTAACACCATCAAacaatcaattttgattgtgaTGGTATTCAACTTGCGTTG
The window above is part of the Rhizoctonia solani chromosome 7, complete sequence genome. Proteins encoded here:
- a CDS encoding Retrotransposable element Tf2 protein: MDSSLLDQIKEATQEDHSLDTTLLAVSDSKSMPHSIAQKFKDYTIQKGLLLYQGRIVVPDEPKIKQQLLSHFHDSPASGCQGRAQTLELISCHYYWPAMIFQVNCYVESCEICQRSKGHVHNYALNPLSVPAGPWEDISYDFIVKLSKCKGYYSILVVVDCFSKMMHLIPSKETATAEDVAQMLLQHVWKLHGTPKHTVCDRGTTFNSRFLKALYKSLQTTPGFSTAYHPQSDGQTEIKNQWLEAYLRPFINHRQSDWVDWLPLAEFAHNNARSKATGKLPFEIVYGHSPVILLLLEPTGLPIADDRAKQLAETIQEVQASIKWAQERYKQADTGKPPPEFQPGDKVWLLASNITLQHPNKKLDHKQYSPFSVIERVGSHAYCLALPETMRIHDVFHVSLLPAFKQDTEFDCTFTPQPPVITAEGEEEYKVDKFVDWAAEDRIWKVITK
- a CDS encoding DDE superfamily endonuclease, with product MDTREQTTWPKVMWKKGEAYLPKNMVPSFCSGRQSLVLWGCIAHGKKGPLIPLELLPKVVTKTRCSHGRGLTSEAYAKQVIKGLLNQFLNSLEVERGHKILIVEDGAASHRGPEAQQNWAELGIEQLTHLANSPYLNPIGPIWRLLKSCVFKIPGAHKNRDTLLKAANKVWASISVDNINKHTGDTDAWVEAIKAAKGGPTEF